A window of Cohnella herbarum contains these coding sequences:
- a CDS encoding NAD-dependent epimerase/dehydratase family protein encodes MTNKAKKVVVTGGSGMLGRWVVKHLVEHGYEVLNVDTRQPEEPLCPTLIVDLEDLGQTYGALAGADAVVHMAAIPRAGMVPPEVTFRNNVMSTYHVLEAASGLGIKKAVIASSESSYGICFAVHPFGPQYVPMDEAHPQLPQDSYGLSKVVGELTADMFYRRSGIQIVSLRLGNVIPPEWYERFPSWINNPEERERILWSYIDTRDAAEACRLAIEAEGLGSVALNLGSNETSMAVPSRELMAARYPEVTDFRAPLEGHEALLNSEKAMKLLGWEPKYKWREQLGN; translated from the coding sequence ATGACTAATAAAGCAAAGAAAGTAGTCGTAACCGGCGGTAGCGGGATGTTGGGCCGCTGGGTCGTCAAGCATTTGGTCGAACATGGGTATGAGGTGCTAAACGTCGATACGCGCCAACCGGAGGAGCCGTTGTGCCCTACGCTTATCGTGGATCTTGAAGATTTGGGTCAAACTTACGGCGCGCTGGCGGGTGCGGATGCCGTCGTACACATGGCTGCGATTCCGAGAGCGGGTATGGTGCCGCCGGAAGTGACTTTCCGCAACAACGTAATGTCAACTTATCATGTTTTGGAAGCGGCTTCGGGACTCGGGATCAAGAAAGCGGTTATCGCCTCCAGCGAATCCTCGTACGGGATTTGCTTCGCTGTCCATCCGTTCGGTCCGCAATACGTCCCGATGGATGAAGCGCATCCGCAACTGCCGCAGGACAGCTACGGTTTGTCCAAGGTCGTGGGCGAGTTGACCGCGGATATGTTCTACCGCAGATCAGGCATTCAAATCGTGTCGCTGCGTCTAGGCAACGTGATTCCGCCGGAGTGGTACGAACGATTCCCGTCGTGGATCAATAACCCGGAGGAGCGCGAACGGATTCTGTGGAGCTACATCGATACTCGCGACGCGGCCGAAGCGTGCCGTCTTGCGATTGAAGCGGAAGGACTCGGCTCCGTTGCGCTGAATCTCGGATCGAACGAGACCAGCATGGCCGTTCCAAGCCGCGAGCTGATGGCCGCGCGGTATCCGGAAGTGACCGATTTCCGCGCACCGCTCGAGGGGCATGAAGCGTTGCTCAATAGCGAGAAAGCAATGAAGCTGCTCGGCTGGGAACCGAAATACAAGTGGCGCGAGCAGCTCGGTAATTAA
- a CDS encoding NADH:flavin oxidoreductase/NADH oxidase produces MRQKLFSSYDLKGLHLSNRVVMAPMCQYSVKAKDGKPNEWHYVHYLSRAIGGTGLIIMEMTDVDPDGRITDFDLGLWSDEQIPAFARIIDGVHSHNGKIGVQIAHAGRKAEDAAIPVAPSAIPFPGSTYKMPRALTTEEVRNVVQQFAEAARRAVEAGVDTIELHGAHGYLIHQFQSPLTNQRDDIYGQDFARFGVEVIQAVKKAMPADMPLLFRISAVEYADGGYDIDHAIELSKAYHAAGVDAFHVSSGGEGPAGERKPGNYPGYQVPFAREIRAAVNVPVIAVGMLEDPALAESVIGSEDADFVAIARGLLRDPYWATHAAIALRNEPDRIPVQYKRAY; encoded by the coding sequence ATGCGTCAGAAATTGTTCTCTTCGTATGATCTGAAGGGCTTGCACCTCAGTAATCGCGTCGTCATGGCGCCCATGTGCCAGTATTCCGTCAAGGCCAAGGACGGAAAGCCGAACGAATGGCATTATGTTCACTATCTCAGCCGCGCGATTGGCGGAACAGGACTCATTATCATGGAGATGACGGATGTGGATCCCGATGGCCGAATTACGGATTTCGACCTAGGCTTGTGGTCGGATGAGCAGATTCCGGCATTCGCCCGAATCATCGACGGCGTCCACTCGCATAACGGCAAAATCGGGGTTCAAATCGCTCATGCCGGACGCAAAGCGGAAGACGCGGCCATACCCGTTGCCCCATCCGCGATCCCATTCCCAGGCTCCACGTACAAAATGCCGCGCGCCCTTACGACCGAAGAAGTTCGGAACGTCGTCCAACAATTCGCCGAGGCGGCTCGCCGTGCCGTCGAGGCCGGCGTAGATACGATCGAGCTTCATGGAGCTCACGGCTACTTAATCCATCAATTCCAATCGCCGCTAACCAACCAAAGAGACGATATCTACGGCCAAGATTTTGCCCGCTTCGGCGTAGAAGTCATTCAAGCCGTCAAAAAAGCAATGCCGGCGGATATGCCGCTCCTCTTCCGCATCTCCGCGGTCGAATATGCCGATGGCGGATACGATATCGATCATGCCATCGAGTTATCCAAAGCCTACCATGCCGCAGGCGTGGATGCGTTCCACGTTAGTTCAGGCGGGGAAGGACCCGCCGGAGAGAGGAAGCCGGGCAACTACCCGGGTTATCAAGTCCCGTTCGCGCGCGAAATCCGCGCAGCGGTCAATGTACCCGTCATCGCGGTCGGGATGCTCGAGGATCCGGCGCTTGCGGAATCCGTTATCGGCAGCGAAGATGCAGACTTCGTCGCGATTGCCCGGGGTTTGCTACGCGATCCGTATTGGGCTACTCATGCGGCCATTGCGCTTCGCAATGAACCGGACCGCATTCCGGTCCAATACAAACGCGCTTATTGA
- a CDS encoding 3-ketoacyl-ACP reductase, translating into MTLHNSTAIITGAGKGIGKATAIALAKEGVNLGLLARSRSDLESLQQQLTSSYGIKVSIAPADISNRSEAEGAVKKLIGELGSLDIVINNAGTAQFGTVADMDPDHWEQIIQTNLMGTYYVTRAALPTLLNQKSGSIINIASTAGERGFATGSAYCASKFAVIGLTESLMQEVRKSNIRVTALTPSTVNTELAVKTGLPIGDEDRMMQAEDVAELILAALKLPQRVFLKTAGIWTTNPQ; encoded by the coding sequence ATGACCTTACACAATAGTACTGCGATCATTACGGGAGCCGGAAAAGGAATCGGTAAAGCGACTGCCATTGCCTTGGCCAAAGAGGGCGTTAATCTCGGATTGCTTGCACGGAGCCGTTCCGACCTCGAATCCCTTCAACAACAATTGACAAGCTCCTACGGCATCAAGGTAAGCATCGCCCCTGCCGATATTTCGAACAGATCGGAAGCGGAAGGCGCAGTGAAAAAGCTAATCGGCGAATTGGGCTCCCTTGATATTGTGATCAATAATGCCGGAACCGCTCAGTTCGGCACGGTGGCCGATATGGATCCGGATCACTGGGAACAAATCATTCAAACCAACCTGATGGGCACTTATTACGTAACTCGCGCCGCGCTGCCAACCCTCTTGAATCAGAAGAGCGGAAGTATCATTAACATCGCCTCGACGGCAGGAGAACGAGGCTTTGCCACCGGCTCCGCCTATTGCGCCTCGAAGTTCGCCGTTATCGGACTAACGGAATCGCTTATGCAGGAGGTTCGCAAGTCGAACATCCGCGTCACCGCGCTTACGCCGTCTACCGTGAATACGGAATTAGCCGTCAAAACCGGACTGCCTATCGGCGACGAGGATCGAATGATGCAAGCGGAAGACGTAGCCGAGCTCATCTTGGCCGCATTGAAATTACCGCAACGCGTTTTCCTGAAAACGGCCGGAATCTGGACAACGAACCCGCAATAA
- a CDS encoding MerR family transcriptional regulator — protein MKRQWKVGDLAKLTGITVRTLRFYDQIGLFSPSAQTESGHRLYSETDLSRLHQILSLKELGLSLEEIKSALAGGRISPLEIVNLQIGRIKEQIKQQQKRLEQLGHVSKLLQGKARLTVEDFASLLQAMKMEFEKPVLERQASWERNLDLLGDYLAEESGIPNPKEEK, from the coding sequence ATGAAGAGACAATGGAAGGTCGGGGACCTCGCCAAGCTGACGGGGATAACCGTACGAACCTTGCGCTTTTACGATCAAATCGGGTTGTTCTCCCCATCCGCTCAGACGGAATCCGGCCATAGGCTGTACAGTGAGACGGACTTGTCGCGCTTACACCAGATCCTATCGCTTAAGGAGCTGGGTTTATCTCTCGAGGAGATTAAGTCGGCTTTAGCCGGCGGGCGGATCAGTCCGCTTGAGATCGTGAACTTGCAGATCGGCCGAATTAAAGAGCAGATCAAGCAGCAGCAGAAACGGTTGGAACAGCTCGGACATGTATCCAAGTTATTGCAGGGCAAAGCGCGATTAACGGTTGAAGATTTCGCAAGCCTCTTGCAAGCGATGAAAATGGAATTCGAGAAGCCCGTCCTTGAAAGGCAAGCGAGTTGGGAAAGAAATTTGGATCTATTGGGAGATTATCTTGCCGAAGAAAGCGGAATACCGAACCCTAAGGAGGAAAAATAA
- a CDS encoding ATP-binding protein, with translation MRCGYGHRNGCGDAGQSIRALRASLVGRGCAKGGFGLGLSICKQLVELHGGTLTVRSNPNEGSVFSFTLRLAEGGAEPSATSLIAATAISSEGDNTGDNLTEPYSEQIHNPPPDRIRLLAVDDDPVNLNVLRTIFADEIYEVVPAINGQEALTLLETDDWDLVISDVTMPIMSGYELTARIRERFSISELPVLLLTASNQDKDIEAGFLSGANDYVTKPVNATELRIRVRALTNLRKSVNERLRMEAALLQAQIKPHFMINTFNAVSALSKIDTNKMDILVEELTHYYRLGIDFRNSDRAVPLDRELKLIRSYLYIQKERFEERLQAVWEVDAGVDGVNVFIPPLTIQPLVDNAVTHGLLKRNAGGEVRIRITDLGGEVEIRISDNGVGIDEGTLEHILDRRTTGRSGIGLLNTDRRLKQFGGSGLKVESRLGFGTSVSFTVAKLYKP, from the coding sequence ATCCGTTGCGGATACGGGCATCGGAATGGATGCGGAGATGCTGGGCAGAGTATTCGAGCCTTACGAGCAAGCCTCGTCGGACGGGGCTGCGCTAAGGGCGGATTCGGACTGGGGCTGAGCATATGCAAACAATTAGTCGAATTGCATGGGGGAACTCTGACGGTCCGCTCCAACCCGAATGAAGGCTCCGTATTCTCATTTACATTAAGACTCGCCGAAGGGGGCGCCGAACCCTCGGCGACATCTCTAATAGCGGCGACCGCTATCTCGTCTGAAGGCGACAATACGGGCGACAACCTGACGGAACCTTATTCCGAACAGATTCATAACCCGCCTCCCGACCGAATTCGATTGCTGGCCGTCGATGACGATCCCGTTAACCTGAATGTTCTCAGAACGATTTTCGCGGACGAGATCTATGAAGTCGTTCCGGCGATCAACGGCCAAGAAGCTCTTACGCTATTGGAAACCGACGATTGGGATTTGGTCATTTCCGATGTTACCATGCCGATCATGTCCGGGTACGAACTGACCGCGCGAATTCGCGAGCGGTTTTCCATCTCGGAGCTCCCCGTGCTGCTCTTGACGGCGAGCAATCAGGATAAGGACATCGAGGCCGGGTTTCTGTCCGGCGCCAACGACTACGTCACCAAGCCGGTGAATGCGACCGAGCTTAGGATCAGGGTCAGAGCGTTAACGAATCTGAGGAAATCGGTGAACGAACGATTACGGATGGAAGCGGCATTGCTGCAAGCTCAGATCAAGCCCCATTTTATGATCAATACGTTTAATGCGGTATCCGCTCTTAGCAAGATCGACACGAACAAAATGGATATTCTCGTCGAGGAACTAACCCATTATTACAGGCTTGGCATCGATTTTCGGAATTCCGACCGAGCGGTACCTCTTGATCGAGAACTTAAGCTCATCCGTTCTTACTTGTATATCCAAAAAGAGCGCTTCGAGGAAAGACTTCAGGCCGTTTGGGAAGTCGATGCCGGCGTGGATGGCGTGAACGTCTTCATTCCTCCGTTAACGATTCAGCCTCTTGTCGATAATGCCGTTACGCATGGCCTATTAAAGAGGAACGCGGGCGGGGAAGTCCGAATTCGAATTACCGATCTCGGCGGGGAAGTCGAGATTCGCATCTCCGATAACGGCGTAGGAATCGATGAAGGAACGCTCGAGCATATCTTGGACAGACGGACGACCGGGCGTTCCGGAATCGGACTGCTGAATACCGATCGGCGATTAAAACAGTTTGGCGGCAGCGGCCTGAAAGTCGAGAGTCGATTGGGTTTCGGAACCTCGGTCTCGTTCACCGTTGCTAAGCTATACAAACCGTAG
- a CDS encoding DMT family transporter, translating to MSYILLLLATLAWSFVGVLVKTASTMVDSSIISFARFFFGVICLVIYLFIRDGKVQIRLGMKWIWIGAIGKAANYVAENIALKIGYSYGNILVQPVQTVVLMLAAGLLFKEKISTRGWMAAAFCVAGVIVVGWNGTPLNELAQGGGLTTLLFTLAGIGAAVHVLSQRMLLKTMDNGNMNLSVFLMSTLIVVVPIPIQSHGFIGPITVWAWGALVLLGVITGLSFFWFAEAIKRVPLAVVAIVGNCTVLFTILWSYLFFRDPITIYIIGGTLIFVAGILMLNFPMPRRNVKKPSAYVHSK from the coding sequence TTGAGTTATATTCTGCTCCTGCTAGCGACGTTGGCATGGAGCTTTGTCGGGGTACTTGTCAAAACCGCGTCGACGATGGTGGACAGCTCCATCATTTCGTTCGCTCGTTTCTTTTTCGGCGTCATCTGTCTGGTCATCTATTTGTTTATCCGCGATGGTAAAGTTCAGATCCGTTTGGGGATGAAATGGATATGGATAGGCGCGATCGGGAAAGCGGCTAACTATGTGGCGGAGAACATAGCGTTAAAAATCGGATACTCCTACGGCAACATTCTCGTTCAACCTGTTCAGACCGTCGTTCTTATGCTTGCGGCTGGCCTGTTGTTTAAGGAGAAAATATCGACCCGCGGTTGGATGGCCGCCGCATTCTGCGTTGCCGGAGTTATCGTTGTCGGTTGGAACGGTACGCCGCTTAACGAGCTTGCGCAAGGCGGCGGCCTGACGACGCTGTTGTTCACGCTTGCGGGTATCGGCGCTGCCGTACACGTATTAAGCCAGCGGATGCTCCTTAAGACGATGGACAACGGCAACATGAACTTATCCGTCTTCTTAATGAGTACATTAATCGTCGTCGTTCCGATTCCGATCCAATCTCATGGATTTATCGGCCCGATAACGGTGTGGGCGTGGGGGGCTCTGGTGCTGCTTGGCGTCATTACGGGCCTTAGCTTTTTCTGGTTCGCGGAAGCGATCAAGCGGGTGCCCTTAGCGGTCGTGGCGATTGTCGGCAACTGTACCGTCCTTTTTACGATATTATGGTCTTATTTGTTTTTCCGAGACCCTATCACTATCTACATTATCGGCGGTACGTTAATCTTCGTGGCAGGGATCTTAATGTTGAACTTTCCGATGCCGCGGCGAAACGTCAAGAAGCCTTCCGCGTACGTGCATTCCAAGTAG
- a CDS encoding GNAT family N-acetyltransferase — translation MNYSIRKLRHPDDYAAVAPLLNLVWSEPTTADQLRADEEKIPPGQLHYDEEGKLMGWDRPKWVAEDEHGQVVAYAIAWRAPWTEAGTLIHNLVVQPELRGIGIGQALYAVLLEWAMEVKASRLIEHMRESDEPSIAFAEHRGYVKERHTFESVLDLGSFKFDEKLSASIAEAERSGIRFVTLSEEPGEENERKLHELYKVTHFDIPGHTGDYPWFEEWRKWSLDQPGFRPEWIHIAKDGDRYIGVVTLLHNEQTQAMYHDYTGVLLEYRGRRIALALKLLGIRSALASGAPYMKTHNDSMNVPMLRINRDLLGFRAEPGNYKMVREL, via the coding sequence ATGAATTATTCGATTCGCAAGCTGCGTCACCCGGATGACTATGCCGCCGTGGCACCGCTACTCAATCTGGTTTGGTCGGAGCCTACGACAGCCGATCAGCTCCGGGCAGACGAGGAAAAAATTCCTCCAGGCCAATTGCATTACGACGAAGAAGGCAAGCTAATGGGATGGGATCGTCCAAAATGGGTCGCCGAAGACGAGCATGGCCAAGTGGTAGCCTACGCGATCGCATGGAGAGCGCCTTGGACGGAAGCCGGGACCTTGATTCATAATCTTGTCGTACAGCCGGAGCTCCGAGGCATTGGAATAGGCCAGGCATTATATGCCGTGCTGCTGGAATGGGCGATGGAAGTCAAAGCCTCGCGTCTCATCGAGCACATGCGGGAATCGGATGAACCGTCGATCGCTTTTGCGGAGCACCGCGGCTACGTCAAGGAACGCCATACCTTCGAATCCGTGCTGGATTTGGGATCGTTTAAATTCGACGAGAAACTAAGCGCCTCTATTGCCGAAGCGGAGCGCAGCGGCATACGTTTCGTTACGTTGTCGGAGGAGCCCGGCGAAGAAAACGAGAGAAAACTCCATGAGTTATATAAAGTCACTCACTTCGATATCCCGGGCCACACCGGAGATTACCCTTGGTTCGAGGAATGGAGAAAATGGAGCCTCGATCAGCCGGGCTTCCGTCCCGAGTGGATCCATATCGCCAAAGACGGAGACCGTTACATAGGTGTCGTCACCTTGCTGCATAACGAGCAAACGCAAGCCATGTATCATGATTACACCGGGGTTTTGCTGGAATATCGCGGACGTCGGATCGCTCTCGCCTTGAAGTTGCTCGGAATACGATCCGCGCTTGCGAGCGGAGCCCCGTATATGAAAACGCACAACGACTCGATGAACGTCCCGATGCTGCGGATCAACCGCGATTTACTCGGATTCCGGGCGGAGCCGGGAAATTATAAAATGGTTCGCGAGCTTTAG
- a CDS encoding sensor histidine kinase: MMKTSKIWIISALFLAALMGFRLVWLQYNSASHSPVAIEGVLDLRGWDSLTDHSLPLDGEWEFYPGKLFYPDGRSSSDTLSPSGWIQVPSSWTFDDRPYGNDKYGFGTYRLTILVDPDKENSYGIRVPTSMSSSEVYINERSIGRSGQPAASKENYMPLDVPYTAYFTLKDESKIELVIQVANFDNPRNGGILRSIHFGPENTLRADLGFSRDMVWVACVAYAIHVLYGFILYLVGGRDKKLIYFSLMIACIILATLMDGDRLLYTWVPFTLEWGLKFIYLALLLGGYLLHQLIKDKLPIWLRRRLSLAYELVCGIAFLSVLVLPLPAVLSLEGLYFILMFIPCLGMPVMLYRSTSRIDKNNIFLLLAAIAAINSLIWLFILNTFRIEMISYPFDLIIAMICFSAFWFKRFFRLSEQSHRLADTLRQADKQKDDFLSTVAHELRNPLHGMINISQSVSERELGKIDGKSANDLKMLVQVGRRMSYILNDLLDMARLKENRISLNLIGASAHGITSSVIDTLRFMTEGKQIRLINRIPGDFPLVHADENRLNQILFNLLHNAVKYSNAGEVTVDAKVLDGWACVSVADTGIGMDAEMLGRVFEPYEQASSDGAALRADSDWG; encoded by the coding sequence ATGATGAAAACAAGTAAAATATGGATAATTTCAGCGCTGTTCTTGGCAGCGTTAATGGGATTCCGTTTGGTGTGGCTGCAATATAACTCGGCTTCCCATTCTCCGGTTGCGATTGAGGGCGTATTGGACTTGCGGGGCTGGGATTCTCTGACCGATCATTCCCTTCCGCTAGACGGGGAATGGGAGTTCTACCCCGGTAAGCTCTTTTATCCGGATGGACGATCTTCGTCCGATACGCTTTCTCCGAGCGGATGGATTCAGGTTCCGAGCAGTTGGACGTTCGATGATCGGCCCTACGGCAACGATAAATACGGCTTCGGCACTTATCGTTTAACGATTCTCGTGGATCCCGACAAAGAAAATTCCTACGGCATCCGCGTACCGACCAGTATGAGCTCATCGGAAGTATATATCAACGAACGGTCCATCGGCCGTTCCGGACAACCTGCCGCGAGCAAAGAGAACTATATGCCGTTAGACGTTCCTTATACGGCGTACTTTACTTTGAAGGACGAGAGCAAGATCGAACTCGTCATCCAAGTCGCGAATTTCGATAACCCCCGCAATGGAGGAATCTTGCGTTCGATTCATTTCGGACCGGAAAACACACTTAGAGCCGACTTGGGCTTTTCCAGAGATATGGTTTGGGTAGCTTGCGTCGCTTATGCGATTCACGTTCTGTACGGCTTTATCTTATATTTGGTGGGAGGCCGGGACAAGAAACTTATTTATTTCTCCCTTATGATCGCATGCATTATTCTCGCGACGCTGATGGACGGCGATAGATTATTGTATACATGGGTTCCTTTCACGTTAGAGTGGGGGCTGAAGTTCATTTATCTCGCTCTCCTATTAGGAGGATACCTGCTGCATCAGTTAATCAAAGATAAGTTGCCGATATGGCTGCGGCGCCGCCTTTCTCTGGCATATGAGCTAGTATGCGGCATAGCGTTTTTATCCGTATTAGTCTTGCCGTTACCCGCGGTACTGTCATTGGAAGGCTTGTATTTCATTCTCATGTTCATCCCGTGCCTTGGGATGCCGGTCATGCTGTACAGATCGACGTCCAGAATAGACAAGAACAACATTTTCTTGCTCTTGGCTGCCATCGCGGCGATCAACAGCTTAATATGGCTTTTCATTCTCAATACGTTCCGCATCGAGATGATCTCCTATCCTTTCGATCTCATCATCGCGATGATTTGTTTTTCGGCATTCTGGTTCAAGCGCTTCTTCCGATTATCGGAGCAATCTCATCGATTGGCAGATACGCTTCGGCAGGCGGACAAGCAAAAAGACGATTTCCTGTCTACCGTCGCCCATGAATTGCGTAATCCTCTGCACGGCATGATTAACATTTCGCAATCGGTATCGGAGAGAGAGTTAGGCAAGATTGACGGGAAAAGCGCCAACGACCTGAAGATGCTCGTCCAAGTCGGGCGGCGAATGTCGTATATCTTGAACGATCTGCTGGATATGGCCCGATTGAAGGAAAACCGGATCAGCCTCAATCTCATCGGCGCATCCGCGCATGGCATAACATCAAGCGTCATCGATACGCTTCGCTTTATGACGGAAGGCAAACAGATCCGCCTGATTAACCGGATACCGGGCGACTTCCCTCTTGTTCACGCCGACGAGAACAGACTGAATCAAATCCTGTTCAATCTCTTGCACAACGCCGTGAAATACTCGAATGCCGGCGAGGTAACGGTAGATGCGAAAGTTTTGGATGGATGGGCTTGCGTATCCGTTGCGGATACGGGCATCGGAATGGATGCGGAGATGCTGGGCAGAGTATTCGAGCCTTACGAGCAAGCCTCGTCGGACGGGGCTGCGCTAAGGGCGGATTCGGACTGGGGCTGA